The genomic DNA GCTGGGAAGGACGAGTTTGCTGAGAGGATCTTTAATGAGATGAGAAGCTCGGGATGCAAACCGAACATTTGCACCTTCAATGCGCTTATTAAGATGCACGGGAATCGGGGGAAGTTTGAGGACATGATGAAGGTGTCTGAGGAGATTAAGAAATGCCACTGCAAGCCTGATATCGTCACTTGGAATACTCTTCTTGCGGTTTTCGGTCAAAACGGGATGGACTCGGAGGTTTCTGCAGTTTTTAGGGAGATGAAGAGGGCGGGCTTCATTCCCGAGAGGGACACCTTTAACACGTtgattagtgcatatagtcgATGTGGAAACTTTGATCAGTCAATGGCCATATACAAGAAAATGCTCGAGGCAGGTGTTAGTCCGGACCTATCCACCTATAATGCGATGCTGGCAGCATTAGCCCGAAGAGGGCTGTGGGAGCAATCAGAGAAAGTGttagaagagatgaagaatgTCCGCTGCAAGCCCAATGAGCTATCTTACTGTTCTCTACTTCACGCTTATGCTAATGGGAAGCAAATTGAGAGAATGTCTATTCTTGCGGAGGAGGTTTACTCTGGTATGATTGAACCACACGCAGTTCTTTTAAAGACCCTTGTTCTGGTTAACAGTAAGTGTGATCTATTGATCGAGACTGAGAGAGCATTCTCAGAGCTAGAGCGGAGGGGTTTCTCTACGGACATCTCGACTCTGAATGCTATGATCTCAATTTACGGGCGGAGACAGATGATGGGGAGAACTAACGAGATACTCAACTTCATGAAGGAGAGTGGTTTCACACCCACCTTGGCTACCTACAATAGCCTGATGTACATGTACAGCCGATCGGGAAGCTTCGAGAAGGCAGAGGAAGTCCTAAGAGAGGCTCTTGTCAAAGGCATGAAACCTGATATTATATCATACAATACCGTCATTTTTGCTTACTGTAGAAACAGTCGAATGAAGGAAGCCTCGCGGGTTTTCTCGGAGATGAAAGAAGTCGGGCTCGACCCAGATGTTATCACTTACAATACCTTCATCGCAAGTTATGCTGCTGACTCAATGTTTGCTGAGGCTATCGGTGTTCTCCGGTACATGATAAGGAACAACTGCAGACCGAATCAAAACACATATAATTCTATTGTTGACTGTTACTGCAAGCTTAATTGCGTTGACGAGGCTGGGACATTCATTGCAAATCTTAGCGAGCTTGATCCTCATGTAAGTAAAGATGAAGAACGCAGGTTGTCAGAGAGAATAAGGAAGAAATGGACATAGTGAAGAGCTTTACTTTTAGGGCTTCGTGTCTATTTCGAGAATCCTCTGCATGCAGATTCGATTGGATGCTTCACCATTTTCAGGAAGCAAGATGCAGGCAATGTAGAACTGCTGAATATAACCCGGACATGTCGCGCCAGCGCATTACTAGAAAACGAATTTCAGGTATTCTCATGACTCGGGTGTTACCATCTTTTGAGACGTTGAGGATGCGAAAGGCCGATGTGTGAAGAAGTATGGGAAGTGCCTGTGGTAATGTTTGCATGTACAGACTATCTACCCATGACGATGTCGGCCTAGAAATCAGTCCTTATTTTTGAATTGGTTCATTTACGCATTCAATTTGTGATTCCCCGGAGGCTTAAGGGGCCGTGGAAGTTCAAAACTAGTCGTAAAAAAGGCTGGACATGGGATACCTGAGCCAAATGCACTGTTCAGTTCAATGTATTGATGTATAGGAGATCCATGAACATTTCATCACAAAACGTTTGTTGTGAATTTGCAAGAAAAATCGCTCAAAACTGAAGATGTTCCATCACTAGCAGCATCAGTGAAAAAGATTGATGTAGACCAGAAGTCCGATAGAATGCAAAGAGCAGTTATCTTGTATATTGCATAAATGATATTTCATATAGAGATCCCCCTTAAGCATTATCTTGTACGGTAACTACTCATTGAACCTTTTCCCCGTAAAGGAAGGACCTGAAATATGGACCGACCACTGGGCTCGCCGGAGATCTTCTTGACACCGCGTTGTCCTCATCCTGGTGGCCCTCTCAAAAGTTGCTTGCCGTACAAGAAATGCAAGCTTCACTCGACCCGCCATAAACAAGAAGTAGATATTCAGAGAGAAGCAGCAAACTTTCATATATAAAGTTTAGGAAGCTTCAATCGCACTGCCATTCTTCTAATcgaaaagtttcaaaaccgaTGAAAGAAAGCATGTGAAGAATGAAGATTAGGGTTTAAGCTCATGGGGAACTCATTAACATCATCTTCGTCAAACAAAAAGCCGAGAGGGAGAGCGCAACAGAGACGGAGATTAGCGTACATTGAGAGCTGCTCATCAGTCACTGCCCCCATTCAAATCGAGAAATTGCTGATCAAGTGACCCTCGGTATGCAAAAAATCAAGAACTGACCCTCACTAGAGAGGCAATTGAATGACTCGATCTCGATGGGGATTGACTAGTTGATTGGAGGGAAGCAACTGAACTGAGCAGAACTGACCTGATCCAACTGACCTGACCCAGTTGATTCAATGCACCTCCACACCGATTCAGCAACCTCAGCGCTCATACTCATCATTGCAATGCAATCTGAAggttcttcaaattttttgcCGCAGattctgaaaataaaagaaatcttTTCCGGTTTTGTTTCGATGTTTAAGTTCCTGTTCCGAGTTTATCCGGATGATTATTTCCTGTCGTGCCCTGCGCATTCCGGGACCGTCCCGATGTCTAAATTCCATTCCGGGCCTATCTCGATGTGTAAGTTCCCATTTCGGGTCTATCTCAACGATTATTTCTTGTCGTGCCCTGATCATTCCGGGTCTATCTCGTTGTTTAAATTCCTATTCAGGGTTTGTCCCGATGTTTAAGTTCTTATTTCAGGTCCGTCCCAATGATTATTTCATGTCGCGCCCTACGCGTTATGAGTCTGTCCCGATGTTTAAATTCCCGTTCCGAGTCTATCCCAATGATTATTTCTTGTCGCGCCCTGTGCATTTCGGTTCTGTCCTGGTATTTAA from Punica granatum isolate Tunisia-2019 chromosome 2, ASM765513v2, whole genome shotgun sequence includes the following:
- the LOC116196101 gene encoding pentatricopeptide repeat-containing protein At5g02860 — protein: MAEKLALPLILPSPPSPKPISTHHFKLYPSSQTLTPSVPPILHNLLQEPDPISSLNPPDPHPHHQSHFRPPDIAWVPRTRIRTRIGKSRDSNRGKPWAHHRLSPQGQDFVQLLIDPSFDAAGVGKAMLGLIESYDEDGSFSVEFLGVEVLGIVKGLGYYKKCDLAMGVIDWVRNHRDFSMAINSSVLAVIINILGKEGKVSDAAALLHSFQKDGLDIDVYAYTSLITAFASNGRYHDAVMVFKKMEEEGCRPTLITYNVILNVYGKMGMPWNKIVGIVDGMKSSGVAPDLYTYNTIISCCRRGSLYEEAAEFFREMKALGFSPDKVTYNSLLDVYGKSRRPREAMEVLKEMEISGFSPTNVTYNSLISAYARDGLLDEAMEIKNQMVEKGMKPDVFTYTTLLSGYEKAGKDEFAERIFNEMRSSGCKPNICTFNALIKMHGNRGKFEDMMKVSEEIKKCHCKPDIVTWNTLLAVFGQNGMDSEVSAVFREMKRAGFIPERDTFNTLISAYSRCGNFDQSMAIYKKMLEAGVSPDLSTYNAMLAALARRGLWEQSEKVLEEMKNVRCKPNELSYCSLLHAYANGKQIERMSILAEEVYSGMIEPHAVLLKTLVLVNSKCDLLIETERAFSELERRGFSTDISTLNAMISIYGRRQMMGRTNEILNFMKESGFTPTLATYNSLMYMYSRSGSFEKAEEVLREALVKGMKPDIISYNTVIFAYCRNSRMKEASRVFSEMKEVGLDPDVITYNTFIASYAADSMFAEAIGVLRYMIRNNCRPNQNTYNSIVDCYCKLNCVDEAGTFIANLSELDPHVSKDEERRLSERIRKKWT